A single window of Nitrospirota bacterium DNA harbors:
- a CDS encoding diguanylate cyclase: MGKNILIVDDSTVIRKQVLDTLQKAQLFDNYHEADNGFSAIKVLSQKEISMVVCDVMMPGMDGFKLLEFMGREKSLEDVNVIMLSANRGVFDRIRGLENGAVDYMTKPFHPQELILRVRTQLKMKELQCELRSKINELERVTIMDNLTGLYNSRYLYDAIVREYNRCERFNLKLSLVMLDVDYFKEVNDSYGHQRGDAVLKEIGRLLQAILRGYDFAVRYGGDEFMIVLSQNTVLGAHIVAERIRKAVEESPMLRDLTGDIHVTVSVGVATFPDDTIGGYDALISMADNALYRAKREGRNRVSSYLKGVASV; the protein is encoded by the coding sequence ATGGGAAAAAATATATTAATAGTGGATGATTCTACGGTTATCCGTAAACAGGTTTTAGATACCTTACAAAAGGCACAATTGTTTGATAATTATCATGAGGCAGACAATGGATTCAGTGCCATCAAGGTGCTTTCACAGAAGGAAATCAGTATGGTTGTCTGTGATGTAATGATGCCGGGGATGGATGGGTTTAAACTTCTTGAATTCATGGGAAGGGAAAAGAGTTTAGAGGATGTAAATGTGATTATGCTCTCAGCCAACAGAGGGGTGTTTGACCGTATCAGGGGGCTTGAAAACGGGGCTGTGGATTATATGACAAAACCTTTTCATCCGCAGGAGCTGATATTAAGGGTCAGGACTCAGTTGAAGATGAAAGAACTCCAGTGTGAGCTAAGGTCTAAGATCAATGAACTGGAACGTGTTACCATAATGGATAATCTGACAGGACTTTATAATTCCAGGTATCTCTATGATGCAATTGTCAGGGAATACAATCGGTGTGAGAGATTCAATCTGAAATTATCACTGGTAATGCTTGATGTTGATTATTTTAAAGAGGTGAATGACAGCTATGGACATCAGCGCGGAGACGCAGTCCTTAAAGAAATCGGCAGATTACTTCAGGCAATACTCAGGGGTTATGACTTTGCAGTCAGATACGGTGGAGATGAGTTTATGATTGTACTTTCCCAGAATACAGTACTGGGTGCACATATTGTTGCAGAGCGGATCAGAAAGGCTGTTGAAGAGAGTCCTATGTTAAGGGATTTGACCGGTGACATACACGTAACAGTAAGCGTCGGCGTGGCGACATTTCCTGATGATACCATTGGAGGTTATGATGCCCTTATCAGCATGGCTGATAATGCATTATACAGGGCCAAACGAGAAGGAAGAAACAGGGTTTCGTCATATCTCAAAGGGGTAGCCTCAGTCTGA
- a CDS encoding purine-binding chemotaxis protein CheW: MNLLHGKHEGITEKILHQDNSHYLQYLRFTIDNEVYAVDVINVREIINYIEPTEVPNAGPYVKGVISLRGTIIPVIAFSRYHNPPYSDSHPQHGKKKNIIIIGHKNLAAGLPVDRVREVIYVTEDKFSPVPQFVEKEKVEFYKGIIEYKDLFIMALKTETLLAYLKNKN; this comes from the coding sequence ATGAATCTTCTTCATGGAAAGCATGAAGGTATAACTGAGAAGATATTACATCAGGACAATAGCCATTATCTCCAGTACCTGAGGTTTACTATTGATAATGAAGTATATGCTGTTGACGTAATAAATGTCAGAGAGATTATTAATTACATTGAACCGACGGAAGTTCCGAATGCCGGTCCTTATGTAAAGGGAGTAATATCATTAAGAGGGACGATCATTCCTGTAATCGCCTTCAGCAGATACCACAACCCTCCTTATTCCGATTCTCATCCTCAACATGGTAAAAAAAAGAATATCATAATTATAGGACACAAAAATCTTGCTGCCGGACTTCCTGTTGATAGGGTGAGGGAGGTAATATATGTTACTGAAGATAAATTCAGTCCTGTTCCGCAATTTGTTGAAAAAGAGAAAGTGGAGTTCTATAAAGGTATAATTGAGTATAAGGATTTATTTATAATGGCCTTAAAGACAGAGACACTCCTTGCTTACCTGAAAAATAAAAACTAA
- a CDS encoding DMT family protein produces MKTVFLLTISNIFMTFAWYGHLKYKSSPLWIVILISWLIAFVEYCFQVPANRIGHSQFSAAQLKTIQEVITLIVFAIFSILYLKEEFKWNYAAGFLLIIGAVILIFKK; encoded by the coding sequence ATGAAAACAGTTTTCCTTCTCACCATCTCAAATATCTTCATGACATTTGCGTGGTACGGACATCTTAAATATAAAAGCTCACCCTTATGGATTGTAATCCTTATCAGTTGGCTCATCGCATTTGTTGAATACTGTTTCCAGGTGCCTGCCAACCGTATCGGTCATTCCCAGTTTTCTGCCGCTCAATTAAAAACCATTCAGGAGGTAATAACCCTAATTGTTTTCGCAATATTTTCGATATTATACCTTAAAGAAGAATTCAAGTGGAACTATGCAGCAGGGTTCTTATTGATTATAGGCGCAGTAATCTTAATATTCAAAAAATAA
- a CDS encoding DUF3842 family protein — translation MSIAVIDGQGGGIGAHIIEKIHKSIPEKSLENVEIIAVGTNAIATSLMMKAGANKAATGENSIILMSKNVNIIIGTWAIIIPNSMLGELTPAMAEAISSSNARKLLIPLPQTGIELIGVTPEPFPHIIDKLIDRIKRMF, via the coding sequence ATATCAATAGCAGTTATAGACGGGCAGGGCGGAGGAATAGGCGCCCATATTATAGAGAAGATACATAAAAGTATACCGGAAAAATCCCTTGAGAATGTTGAGATTATTGCAGTCGGTACGAATGCAATAGCTACATCACTTATGATGAAGGCAGGGGCTAATAAGGCCGCTACAGGTGAGAATTCTATTATTCTTATGAGTAAGAACGTAAACATTATTATAGGGACATGGGCAATAATAATCCCGAATTCTATGCTCGGTGAACTTACCCCGGCAATGGCAGAGGCAATATCCAGCAGTAATGCACGCAAGCTGCTTATCCCTCTCCCACAAACCGGCATAGAATTAATCGGTGTGACCCCTGAGCCTTTTCCGCATATAATAGATAAACTGATTGACAGGATAAAGAGAATGTTTTAA
- a CDS encoding CooT family nickel-binding protein, giving the protein MCEASVYILKGDKEELFLDSVDILEPQEGGKIYMRNLEGVQRVITAQIKRIRLVEHKIVIEKTEG; this is encoded by the coding sequence ATGTGTGAAGCAAGTGTTTATATACTCAAGGGTGATAAGGAAGAACTTTTTCTGGACAGTGTGGATATCTTAGAGCCTCAGGAAGGCGGCAAGATATACATGAGAAATCTTGAAGGTGTGCAAAGGGTAATAACTGCACAGATTAAAAGGATCCGGCTTGTTGAGCATAAGATTGTTATTGAGAAGACAGAGGGATAA
- a CDS encoding DegT/DnrJ/EryC1/StrS family aminotransferase, producing MKLNFIDLKQQYTKYKSEIDQGIAEVVNSTQFIMGPKVSELEQTLAEYVGVRFGISVSSGTDALLLALLAYGVKSGDEILCPPFTFIATAEVIALLGAKPVFVDIDEKTYNINPLLIEEKINKNTKGTIPVSLYGQAAEMDAINAIADRHGIFVVEDGCQSFGSIYKGKRSCGFRDIGVTSFFPSKPLGCYGDGGMIFTDNEEKAGIMKSLRDHGQEKRYKHKYIGINGRLDAIQAAVLLAKFRHFEEEVKLREIKAFYYNEGLRDVVITPYVENYNSSVYAQYSIRTDRRDDLSKYLNDNGIPTAIHYPIPLHFQEAFNYLGYKEGDFPVSEKVSSEILSLPMFPFITNEEQDYVIGKVREFFKK from the coding sequence GTGAAACTAAATTTTATTGACCTTAAACAACAGTACACAAAATATAAATCAGAGATTGATCAGGGGATTGCGGAGGTTGTTAACAGTACGCAGTTCATTATGGGGCCTAAGGTAAGTGAACTTGAACAGACACTTGCGGAATATGTGGGTGTGAGATTCGGGATAAGTGTAAGCTCCGGTACTGATGCACTTCTACTTGCACTCCTGGCTTATGGTGTTAAGAGCGGGGATGAGATATTATGTCCGCCTTTTACATTTATTGCTACAGCAGAGGTTATAGCATTACTTGGTGCAAAGCCTGTATTCGTTGATATAGATGAAAAGACCTATAATATAAATCCGCTGCTTATCGAAGAAAAGATTAATAAAAATACAAAAGGGACTATTCCGGTAAGTTTATACGGGCAGGCTGCTGAAATGGATGCAATCAATGCTATTGCAGACAGGCATGGCATTTTTGTTGTTGAAGACGGGTGCCAGTCATTCGGCAGCATATACAAGGGAAAGAGGTCATGCGGTTTCAGGGATATCGGCGTTACCTCCTTTTTTCCTTCAAAACCGCTTGGATGTTATGGTGACGGCGGGATGATATTTACTGATAATGAAGAGAAGGCCGGCATAATGAAGAGTCTTCGTGACCACGGGCAGGAGAAGAGATACAAACATAAATACATCGGGATTAACGGCAGGCTTGATGCTATTCAGGCGGCAGTACTGCTTGCAAAGTTCAGGCATTTTGAGGAAGAGGTAAAACTCCGTGAGATAAAGGCTTTTTATTATAATGAAGGACTTAGAGATGTTGTTATTACCCCTTATGTAGAAAATTATAATTCATCTGTTTATGCCCAGTATTCAATCAGAACAGACAGGCGGGATGACCTGAGTAAATACCTGAATGATAACGGCATACCTACTGCAATCCATTATCCTATACCCTTACATTTCCAAGAGGCATTCAACTATCTTGGATACAAAGAGGGTGATTTTCCTGTAAGTGAAAAGGTTTCTTCAGAGATATTGTCGCTTCCAATGTTCCCGTTTATTACAAATGAGGAACAGGATTATGTGATTGGGAAGGTGCGGGAGTTTTTTAAGAAGTAA
- a CDS encoding mannose-1-phosphate guanylyltransferase/mannose-6-phosphate isomerase: MENVYVVIMAGGSGTRFWPLSREAMPKQLLRIEGEETLIQQTMARVTPLIPLNRIFIVTNKNHAEQIRYQLPEIKRENFIIEPLPRNTAAAIGFASAHIYHHNPDAVMAVLSADHVIKERDRFLDVLRDAIKVAGKDFLVTIGLKPTRPETGYGYIEAGELIEVRSQKSEVRSQQQEARRKKQEVRNEKMETGSDKSDITVYSVKRFVEKPDAERAAVYLKEGNFYWNSGMFVWKAGRILEEIGDYMPVLSKGLREIASAIGKEDETEVTENAFTKFELISIDYGVMEKSARVAVVPADFGWSDVGSWTALDEISAIDPGGNVIMGNVIDIDSRSSIIYATDRLVATIGLKDMVVVDTDDATLVCRKDRAQDVKKIVEDLKRRGSEEYITHTTVIRPWGTFTLLEKGERYKIKRIMVNPGERLSYQMHYHRSEHWVVVSGTAKVTRGEEVFFINSNESTYIPMETRHRLENPGKIPLQIIEVQNGEYLGEDDIVRFEDEYGRE, encoded by the coding sequence ATGGAAAATGTTTATGTTGTGATTATGGCGGGTGGGAGTGGTACACGCTTCTGGCCTTTGAGCAGGGAGGCTATGCCGAAACAGCTCCTCAGAATTGAGGGGGAAGAGACGCTGATACAGCAGACAATGGCAAGGGTGACTCCTCTAATACCTTTAAACCGTATCTTTATTGTTACCAATAAGAATCATGCCGAGCAGATAAGGTATCAATTGCCGGAGATAAAAAGAGAGAATTTTATAATTGAACCTTTGCCGAGGAATACTGCTGCTGCAATAGGATTCGCCTCAGCACATATCTACCATCATAATCCTGATGCAGTAATGGCCGTATTGTCTGCTGACCATGTTATTAAAGAGAGAGACAGGTTCCTTGATGTTTTACGTGATGCCATAAAAGTTGCCGGTAAGGATTTTCTTGTGACAATAGGTTTGAAACCAACAAGGCCTGAGACAGGATATGGTTATATAGAAGCAGGGGAGTTGATAGAAGTCAGAAGTCAGAAGTCAGAAGTTAGAAGTCAACAGCAAGAAGCAAGACGCAAGAAGCAAGAAGTAAGAAATGAGAAGATGGAAACAGGAAGTGACAAGTCAGATATCACTGTATATTCAGTGAAAAGGTTTGTTGAGAAGCCTGATGCTGAAAGGGCGGCCGTCTATCTTAAAGAGGGTAATTTTTACTGGAACAGCGGTATGTTTGTATGGAAGGCAGGCAGGATACTTGAAGAGATCGGCGATTATATGCCGGTCCTGTCTAAAGGGCTTAGAGAGATAGCATCTGCTATCGGGAAAGAGGATGAAACAGAAGTTACAGAAAATGCCTTCACTAAATTTGAACTGATTTCTATTGATTATGGTGTTATGGAGAAGTCTGCCAGGGTAGCGGTTGTTCCGGCAGATTTTGGATGGAGCGATGTAGGGAGCTGGACAGCACTTGATGAGATATCTGCTATTGACCCTGGTGGGAATGTGATAATGGGAAATGTGATAGATATAGACAGCAGGAGTTCCATTATCTATGCGACTGACAGGCTTGTTGCCACCATTGGATTGAAGGATATGGTTGTAGTTGATACTGATGATGCTACCCTTGTATGCCGGAAGGACAGGGCACAGGATGTGAAGAAGATAGTTGAAGACCTGAAAAGGCGCGGGTCAGAGGAGTATATAACACACACCACTGTAATAAGACCTTGGGGCACGTTTACCCTTTTAGAGAAGGGGGAACGATATAAAATAAAGCGTATCATGGTAAATCCTGGGGAGCGGCTTTCTTATCAGATGCACTACCACAGGAGTGAACACTGGGTTGTTGTATCAGGGACAGCTAAGGTAACAAGGGGAGAAGAGGTATTCTTTATTAATTCTAATGAAAGTACGTATATACCTATGGAGACAAGGCACAGGCTGGAGAATCCGGGTAAAATACCGCTTCAGATAATTGAGGTGCAGAACGGGGAATATCTTGGAGAGGATGATATTGTAAGATTTGAAGATGAATACGGGAGGGAATAA
- a CDS encoding phosphomannomutase/phosphoglucomutase, with the protein MTVSSKIFREYDIRGVVGTDITKDTARLIGWAFGKYVQEVNGVEDSKVGELTVAVGRDVRVHSNQLSNGLVDGITCAGLNVIDIGVCPTPLLYFSLYNTHVDGGVMITGSHNPSEFNGFKLCVGKEALHGETIQHIRRIIEEGKPDFGSASKSRMIDQVEYTEIIPFYQAYLREQFVFPGQVINPPIKVVVDSGNGTAGAVAPSIIREMGCEVVELFSQPDGRFPNHHPDPTVPENLQDLIKAVKENSADFGVAYDGDADRIGIVDENGGIIWGDRLMVIYAREICKEWPEAIFVSEVKASQVLYDEIEKAGGHGIMWKAGHSLIKAKMKEVEAVLGGEVSGHIFFADRFYGYDDAIYATCRLVEILKRGRIKVPISEEGTKRAEFKRGVSFLLEDVPVTFTTPEIRIDCADEKKFNVVEEIKESFASGKLPPLPASLSIKEVITVDGARVVFNHGWGLIRPSNTQPVLVLRYEADTEENLAVIQGYMEKVLKAVNSD; encoded by the coding sequence ATGACGGTTTCTTCAAAAATTTTTAGGGAGTATGACATCAGGGGTGTTGTCGGGACGGATATTACAAAAGATACTGCCCGCTTAATCGGATGGGCCTTCGGTAAGTATGTACAGGAGGTGAATGGGGTTGAAGATTCTAAGGTTGGGGAGCTGACAGTTGCCGTGGGAAGAGATGTGAGGGTACATTCTAACCAACTCAGTAACGGGCTTGTTGACGGGATTACTTGTGCCGGTTTAAATGTGATTGATATCGGTGTCTGCCCGACTCCATTACTTTATTTCTCACTTTACAACACTCACGTTGACGGCGGTGTAATGATTACAGGCAGTCATAATCCGTCCGAATTTAACGGATTCAAACTATGTGTGGGCAAAGAGGCCCTTCATGGTGAGACTATTCAGCATATTCGCAGGATTATTGAGGAAGGAAAACCGGATTTCGGTTCTGCATCTAAGTCACGTATGATTGACCAGGTTGAATATACTGAGATAATACCGTTCTATCAGGCATATCTGAGAGAACAGTTTGTATTCCCGGGGCAGGTGATCAATCCGCCTATAAAGGTTGTGGTAGATTCAGGGAATGGGACAGCAGGCGCTGTTGCCCCTTCAATTATCAGGGAGATGGGCTGTGAGGTGGTTGAACTTTTCTCACAACCTGACGGCAGATTTCCCAATCATCATCCTGACCCTACAGTGCCGGAGAACCTGCAGGACCTTATTAAGGCGGTAAAGGAAAACAGTGCAGACTTTGGTGTTGCCTATGACGGTGATGCAGACAGGATAGGCATCGTGGATGAAAATGGCGGTATTATCTGGGGCGACAGGCTGATGGTAATTTATGCGAGGGAGATCTGCAAGGAATGGCCTGAGGCAATTTTTGTATCAGAGGTCAAGGCATCCCAGGTCTTATATGACGAGATTGAGAAGGCCGGCGGTCACGGTATAATGTGGAAGGCAGGACATTCGCTTATCAAGGCAAAGATGAAAGAGGTCGAGGCCGTGCTTGGAGGCGAGGTCAGCGGACACATCTTTTTTGCCGACAGGTTCTATGGATATGATGATGCCATCTATGCAACATGCAGGCTTGTTGAGATATTAAAACGGGGAAGGATTAAAGTGCCCATATCAGAAGAGGGGACTAAGAGGGCAGAATTCAAAAGAGGGGTAAGTTTCCTGCTTGAGGATGTCCCTGTAACATTTACAACACCTGAAATCAGGATAGATTGTGCTGATGAGAAAAAGTTCAATGTAGTAGAAGAGATAAAGGAGTCATTCGCATCAGGCAAACTTCCTCCCTTACCCGCATCACTGTCAATTAAAGAGGTTATAACTGTTGATGGCGCTCGTGTGGTCTTCAACCACGGATGGGGCCTTATCAGGCCATCCAATACCCAGCCTGTCCTTGTCCTGCGTTATGAAGCAGATACTGAGGAGAATTTAGCTGTAATACAGGGGTATATGGAAAAGGTGTTAAAGGCAGTGAATAGTGATTAG
- a CDS encoding type II toxin-antitoxin system HicB family antitoxin, producing MRFSIETEQEVDGRWIAEIVEIPGVMKYGKSREEAIAQAEALALRVMAERIEHGEYLVEPVEITFATA from the coding sequence ATGAGATTTTCTATAGAAACAGAGCAAGAGGTTGATGGTAGATGGATTGCTGAGATTGTTGAAATTCCAGGTGTTATGAAGTATGGAAAAAGCCGTGAGGAGGCAATTGCCCAGGCTGAGGCACTTGCATTGCGGGTTATGGCGGAACGTATTGAACATGGGGAGTATCTTGTCGAACCGGTTGAAATAACGTTTGCAACTGCATGA
- a CDS encoding type II toxin-antitoxin system HicA family toxin, which translates to MTQWSSTKANRVLKALQRNGWVVKRTSGSHKTLSKHGHPDYVFAFHDRDEIGPKMLARISKYTGIKPEDI; encoded by the coding sequence ATGACACAGTGGTCAAGCACAAAAGCGAATAGGGTTCTAAAAGCCCTTCAACGAAACGGCTGGGTTGTCAAACGAACTTCTGGTTCACACAAAACCCTATCGAAACATGGCCACCCAGACTACGTCTTTGCGTTTCACGATCGCGATGAGATCGGACCAAAGATGTTGGCCAGAATCTCGAAATACACAGGGATTAAACCTGAAGATATTTGA
- a CDS encoding DUF362 domain-containing protein, giving the protein MSNGDFRVSRCTTEIKSRVSLSYSPDYELPNVTKAVHDVIDHLGGIRQFISSGDTVLIKPNLIKGCPPEQALTTHPAVVEAVACQVLNAGGKPFIGDSPAFGELSSVAGITGMEDICRRHNIPLVPFNKPVRVAIRNEWIKSISIDRSALEADKIINIPKLKTHCQVGMSGAIKNLFGCVVGKRKPLLHFRAGDYNHRFGVMLFAIYNILNPALNIVDGVMGMEGQGPTSGTPKYLGLIAASTDGPALDRILCEIIGTSASSVEVLEALREHYNIQPDLNKMVLSGTPLSKFAGKTFTLPVRQEIRFNLPRTALSVLKQIGLRLRSKGFGFHRS; this is encoded by the coding sequence GTGAGCAATGGAGATTTTCGTGTGAGCAGGTGTACCACTGAAATAAAAAGTAGAGTATCACTATCCTATTCCCCTGACTATGAACTTCCAAATGTAACAAAGGCCGTTCATGATGTTATTGACCACCTTGGCGGTATAAGGCAATTCATCTCCAGTGGGGACACGGTATTAATCAAACCCAATCTTATTAAAGGCTGTCCGCCTGAGCAGGCACTTACAACCCATCCTGCTGTTGTTGAGGCTGTTGCATGTCAGGTACTCAATGCAGGCGGTAAACCATTTATCGGCGACAGTCCTGCATTTGGAGAGCTGTCTTCTGTAGCAGGTATTACTGGGATGGAAGATATTTGCAGGAGGCACAACATACCGCTTGTGCCTTTTAATAAGCCTGTCCGTGTTGCAATCCGGAATGAGTGGATTAAAAGTATATCAATAGACCGCTCTGCACTTGAGGCTGATAAGATTATTAATATCCCGAAATTAAAAACTCATTGTCAGGTAGGGATGAGCGGTGCAATAAAAAATCTGTTCGGATGTGTAGTCGGCAAGCGAAAACCATTACTGCACTTTCGTGCCGGTGATTACAACCACCGTTTCGGCGTTATGCTGTTTGCAATATATAATATATTGAACCCTGCATTAAATATTGTTGATGGTGTGATGGGTATGGAAGGACAAGGCCCCACCAGCGGAACTCCAAAATATCTTGGACTAATCGCCGCATCAACTGACGGCCCTGCACTTGACCGGATATTGTGTGAGATTATTGGAACGTCTGCCTCATCTGTTGAGGTACTGGAGGCACTGAGAGAACACTATAATATTCAACCTGATCTTAATAAGATGGTACTATCAGGAACACCTTTGAGTAAATTTGCAGGCAAAACATTTACTTTGCCTGTTAGACAAGAGATCAGGTTTAACCTGCCGAGAACAGCCTTGAGTGTGTTGAAACAGATTGGGTTGAGGTTGAGATCGAAGGGTTTCGGTTTTCATAGATCATAG
- a CDS encoding amphi-Trp domain-containing protein — translation MKLEKRKRLSREEFAELLSDFVKMIAEEKRIVFEDMDVSMPDSFEVELEYKEKHGYAKFEIELCWDTGKTEGGHWGLMSALKNITKSSNTSIPDNFKEIKKCIEKKLEDIANLIKKGGKPSEEDIDYFKDLISAFRQQSKPEWEDGMYKLQTAVDGMIDAIHDANFSLALDRIREINNIKKDCHRVFK, via the coding sequence ATGAAATTGGAAAAAAGGAAACGCCTCTCAAGGGAAGAGTTTGCAGAATTGCTAAGTGATTTTGTGAAGATGATTGCTGAAGAGAAGAGGATTGTTTTTGAGGACATGGATGTTTCCATGCCGGATTCTTTTGAGGTTGAACTGGAATATAAGGAAAAGCATGGTTATGCAAAATTTGAAATAGAGCTGTGTTGGGATACCGGCAAGACAGAGGGCGGGCATTGGGGATTAATGTCTGCATTAAAAAATATAACTAAAAGTTCCAATACCTCAATACCGGATAATTTTAAAGAAATCAAAAAATGTATTGAAAAAAAGCTGGAAGATATTGCGAATTTAATCAAGAAAGGGGGCAAACCTTCTGAAGAGGATATAGATTATTTCAAGGATTTAATCAGTGCATTCCGGCAACAGTCAAAACCGGAATGGGAGGATGGTATGTATAAACTCCAGACAGCCGTTGACGGGATGATTGATGCTATACATGATGCGAACTTTTCGCTTGCACTTGATCGGATAAGAGAGATTAATAATATTAAGAAGGATTGTCATCGGGTATTCAAATAA
- a CDS encoding ATP-binding protein, with product MLSYTSNREITDWQGLFKDPIIANSVMDRMAHHAHQITMTGESYRN from the coding sequence ATCCTTTCCTATACAAGTAACAGAGAGATAACAGATTGGCAGGGGTTATTCAAAGACCCTATTATTGCAAACTCAGTGATGGACAGGATGGCTCATCATGCTCATCAGATTACAATGACCGGAGAGTCATACAGAAATTAG
- a CDS encoding type II toxin-antitoxin system HicB family antitoxin, whose amino-acid sequence MKYKADKYTYRIEWSEEDKVHVARCLEFPSLAAHGKTSEDALREIGIAVSETIKWMEEEDEQIPEPLGMKKFKGHITLRVPPDVHRHLAIRSAEEGVSINQYVLARL is encoded by the coding sequence ATGAAATATAAAGCCGATAAATACACTTACAGGATCGAATGGTCCGAAGAAGACAAGGTGCATGTCGCCCGTTGCCTTGAATTTCCATCATTAGCGGCCCACGGAAAGACATCTGAAGATGCTCTCAGGGAGATAGGGATTGCTGTATCTGAGACCATCAAATGGATGGAGGAGGAGGATGAGCAGATACCGGAACCGTTGGGGATGAAGAAGTTTAAAGGACATATAACGCTCCGTGTCCCGCCGGACGTACACCGTCATCTTGCCATCCGGTCGGCTGAAGAAGGGGTTTCGATTAATCAGTATGTACTTGCGAGATTGTGA
- a CDS encoding toxin HicA has protein sequence MQPCIKISWRIRPNVAFKDLLEICRKHFGEPRIKGNHHIFKTPWQGDPRINIQKEGKMAKPYQVRIVQKALEKQEEQKDEI, from the coding sequence ATTCAACCATGTATAAAGATAAGCTGGCGAATCCGGCCAAATGTAGCATTTAAAGACCTGCTTGAGATATGCCGCAAACACTTTGGAGAGCCGAGAATAAAGGGAAACCATCATATCTTCAAAACTCCCTGGCAGGGAGACCCAAGGATAAATATCCAGAAAGAAGGGAAAATGGCAAAGCCGTATCAGGTGAGAATAGTTCAGAAGGCATTGGAAAAACAGGAGGAGCAAAAAGATGAAATATAA